CCGCCATTTGAAAGGTCGTTAAGTTCAACGCTTGTCATCATGTCGTTGGCACTCTTGAAACCGGCCTTTTTCGCAGCAGTTTGTACATCGCTATTGTTTAGGACTGCGTTAACAACGTTTTGGGTCACGGTTTGGCTTTGGCGCTTGAGTGGGGTATTAGAGGCGGCTGACGTGCTGAGATTGCTGGCCTGAGGCGTTGCATTTGCAGCGGCTGTATCAGCGTAGCTTGCGCTGGCGTAACTGATGGCACTGGCTGAGATCAGCGCAACGATTAAAGGTTTGGTGTAAAAATGATTGGAGCGTGACATGATGAATTCCTTTTCCTTTGATTGGCACAGTGTTCCACTTTAGATCAGCTTCGTTGACATTTCAACACATTGCGCGAGTATGTTTTTGGCGTTTTGTAAAGCGCGAGGCGAAGAGCCTGAGCGTCCCTTTTCTGGCAAACTTAATTTACGACTTGAGCCTGGCTTACACAGGCAAGCGTATAGGGCGGCCAGGTCCGCTGCCTAGGCTTTGATAATTTTATGTGGTGAGCGATAAATCACATCATCGTTTAAGTCGATACCCAGACCTGGCGTGTCGGGCACGTCAAAATAGCCATTTTTCGGTTGAAAATCGGGTATGCACAGTTCACGGTTAAAGGTTTTAATCGCGTAAGTGTGGTGCTCGTGAATAATGAAATTTGGTATGGCGGCTTCTAAATGCAGCGCGGCCGCTGTGGCCACAGGCCCGCCGCAAACATGCGCTTGCACTTGCACATCATACATATCCGCGTAATCGCACATTTTTTTCGCTTCGGTCAAGCCGCCGCAAAGCCCGATGTCGGGTTGTAAGATGTCGATCGTTTGTTCTTCCAGATAAGGGCGGATACCGTGGCGTAAATAAAGACGCTCGCCTGCCGCAATGGGTACGTTCAGCTTTTCCTTAAGTCGTCGGTGTAGCGCGGTATTAACATAGTTCACTGGTTCTTCGATACACAGGCAGTTAAACTCTTCGGCAATCTCACCGAGCTGCATGGCCGTTTGCAAACCCGGTAAGCTGTGGCATTCGAAAATAATTTCACCGTTTTCGCCCAGTACATCGCGCATGGCTTTCATGCGTGCACGGATGAGGTTTAAATACTCTTT
This genomic stretch from Gammaproteobacteria bacterium CG11_big_fil_rev_8_21_14_0_20_46_22 harbors:
- a CDS encoding MR-MLE family protein — encoded protein: MKINRIEIFDTFCPERPTWNPVFVRIHTDEGISGVGEAGLAYDLGHKAAAAMIEEFAEAMLLGFDPMQTEKLWSKMFRESFWALGGGPVVYAAMSAIDTALWDIKGKSLNVPVHALLGGKQRDTLWTYASQLQFDWDTKTRQILVQPEDYAKATEKAVKEGYDAIKVDPLMFDAKGKTLYDCTQPFRKEYLNLIRARMKAMRDVLGENGEIIFECHSLPGLQTAMQLGEIAEEFNCLCIEEPVNYVNTALHRRLKEKLNVPIAAGERLYLRHGIRPYLEEQTIDILQPDIGLCGGLTEAKKMCDYADMYDVQVQAHVCGGPVATAAALHLEAAIPNFIIHEHHTYAIKTFNRELCIPDFQPKNGYFDVPDTPGLGIDLNDDVIYRSPHKIIKA